A genomic region of Nostoc sp. UHCC 0702 contains the following coding sequences:
- the purT gene encoding formate-dependent phosphoribosylglycinamide formyltransferase, whose product MHNSIKLPQKLMLLGSGELGKEFVIAAQRLGNYVIAVDRYANAPAMQVADCYEVISMLNADDLEFVVTKHKPDFIIPEIEAIRTEKLLEFEQRGITVIPTAAATNYTMNRDRIRELAHQELGIRTAKYGYAVTLEELIAISDEIGFPNVVKPVMSSSGKGQSVVSNKSEVEKAWNYAIANSRGDSQKVIVEEFINFEIEITLLTIKQWNAPTIFCSPIGHRQERGDYQESWQPAAIAEDKILQSQEIAKKVTDALGGAGIFGVEFFITKDEVIFSELSPRPHDTGMVTLISQNLNEFELHLRAILGLPIPHIEQLGPSASAVILASEKSDAVAFTGVAEALSEKDVDIRLFGKPSAHPYRRMGVALAKGADVQQAREKAIKAASKIKISQ is encoded by the coding sequence ATGCATAATTCGATTAAACTGCCTCAAAAACTAATGTTGCTAGGTTCAGGAGAACTAGGCAAAGAATTTGTAATTGCTGCTCAAAGACTCGGTAATTATGTGATTGCTGTTGACCGCTATGCCAATGCGCCAGCGATGCAAGTCGCTGACTGTTATGAAGTTATTTCTATGCTCAATGCTGATGATTTAGAATTTGTAGTTACGAAGCATAAACCTGATTTTATCATACCAGAAATAGAAGCAATACGAACAGAAAAATTGTTGGAATTTGAACAGCGAGGAATTACTGTAATTCCAACTGCGGCTGCAACTAACTACACAATGAATCGGGACAGAATTAGGGAACTAGCGCATCAAGAATTAGGGATTAGAACTGCTAAATATGGTTATGCAGTAACTTTAGAGGAATTAATTGCTATTTCTGATGAAATTGGATTTCCCAATGTTGTGAAACCCGTGATGTCATCTTCTGGCAAAGGGCAGTCTGTAGTGTCAAATAAGAGTGAAGTTGAGAAAGCTTGGAATTATGCGATCGCTAACTCTAGAGGTGACAGCCAAAAAGTTATAGTTGAAGAATTTATTAACTTTGAAATCGAGATAACTTTACTTACAATTAAACAGTGGAACGCACCGACAATTTTCTGTTCTCCCATCGGTCATCGCCAAGAAAGAGGAGATTACCAAGAGTCTTGGCAACCAGCAGCCATTGCTGAAGACAAGATATTGCAATCTCAAGAAATAGCGAAAAAAGTTACCGATGCTTTAGGAGGAGCCGGAATTTTTGGAGTAGAGTTTTTCATCACTAAAGATGAGGTGATTTTTTCCGAACTTTCCCCCAGACCTCATGATACAGGAATGGTGACATTGATATCGCAAAATCTCAATGAATTTGAATTACATTTGAGAGCAATTTTAGGTTTACCCATTCCCCATATAGAACAGTTGGGGCCCTCAGCCAGCGCTGTCATTTTAGCTTCAGAAAAATCAGATGCTGTTGCATTTACAGGTGTAGCCGAGGCTTTATCAGAAAAAGATGTAGACATTAGATTATTTGGTAAACCCAGCGCCCATCCTTATCGACGCATGGGAGTAGCTTTAGCAAAGGGCGCTGATGTTCAACAAGCACGAGAAAAGGCTATAAAAGCAGCGAGTAAAATTAAAATTAGTCAATAG
- a CDS encoding DUF1824 family protein has translation MSTPNHPNLTTAEAKKILNKFNCLDIAPILKSSEKALTRRALILITSLSDYQILGICADTAEEGILAMKTYSHAFGYEAPSNLPTVEGPVYIKLNGKNGLCYLDSYSGHHRGVLVSCQSYDEGGINELYGHLPLDLFV, from the coding sequence ATGTCAACTCCCAATCATCCCAACCTCACAACCGCAGAAGCAAAAAAAATTCTGAATAAATTTAATTGTTTGGATATTGCTCCTATCCTCAAGTCATCAGAAAAAGCTTTAACCCGTCGTGCCTTAATTTTGATCACTAGCCTTTCTGATTACCAAATATTAGGAATTTGTGCTGATACAGCCGAGGAAGGCATACTAGCCATGAAGACATATTCCCATGCTTTTGGTTATGAAGCCCCAAGCAATTTACCTACAGTTGAAGGGCCAGTTTATATCAAATTAAACGGCAAAAATGGTTTATGTTATCTCGATTCCTATTCAGGACATCATCGTGGCGTATTAGTATCTTGCCAGTCTTACGATGAAGGAGGAATCAACGAACTTTATGGGCATTTACCCCTCGACTTATTTGTCTAG
- a CDS encoding prohibitin family protein, producing MKNQQLVNWQTTVLGIVLAVIVLLSLNSFIVINPGQAGVISILGKARNGAFLEGFHLKPPFISVIDVYDLTVQKFEVPAESSTKDLQNLSARFAINFRLDPIKVVEVRRKQGTLENIVSKIIAPQTQEAFKIAAARRTVEEAITKRSELKEDFDNALGDRLDKYGIIVLDTSVVDLTFSPEFARAVEEKQIAEQRAQRAVYVAREAEQEAQAEINRAKGKAEAQRLLAETLKAQGGQLVLQKEAIEAWKIGGAQMPKVLVMGSEAKGSVPFIFNLGNIENQP from the coding sequence TTGAAAAATCAGCAATTGGTAAATTGGCAAACCACTGTTTTGGGAATTGTGTTGGCAGTAATTGTGCTTTTGAGTCTAAATTCTTTTATTGTTATCAACCCAGGACAAGCAGGAGTGATCAGTATTTTAGGCAAAGCTAGAAATGGTGCTTTTCTGGAGGGTTTTCACTTGAAGCCTCCTTTCATTTCAGTGATAGATGTGTATGATTTGACAGTACAAAAATTTGAAGTTCCAGCAGAAAGTTCTACAAAAGATTTGCAAAATTTATCAGCGAGATTTGCTATTAATTTCCGCCTCGACCCCATAAAAGTTGTGGAAGTCAGAAGAAAACAAGGAACTTTAGAAAATATTGTCTCCAAAATTATTGCCCCCCAAACCCAAGAAGCATTCAAAATAGCAGCTGCTAGAAGAACAGTTGAAGAAGCAATTACTAAACGCAGTGAATTAAAAGAAGACTTTGATAATGCATTAGGCGATCGCTTAGACAAATATGGGATAATTGTGTTAGATACTAGCGTAGTTGACTTAACTTTTTCGCCAGAGTTTGCTAGAGCAGTAGAAGAAAAACAAATCGCTGAACAACGGGCGCAAAGAGCCGTTTATGTAGCACGAGAAGCTGAACAAGAAGCACAAGCAGAAATTAATCGTGCTAAGGGTAAAGCAGAAGCTCAAAGACTCTTAGCCGAAACTCTTAAAGCCCAAGGTGGGCAGTTAGTTCTGCAAAAAGAAGCAATTGAAGCTTGGAAGATTGGCGGCGCACAAATGCCGAAAGTTCTTGTCATGGGTAGTGAAGCAAAAGGCAGTGTACCCTTTATTTTCAACCTAGGAAATATCGAAAACCAACCATGA
- the crtH gene encoding carotene isomerase — protein sequence MQDIDVIVIGSGIGGLVTATQLAAKKAKVLVLERYLIPGGSAGYFERQGYRFDVGASMIFGLGQKGTTNLLTRALEAVNASQQTIVDPVQIHYHLPNGLDIKVDRIYDKFLQNLIAYFRHEEQGIRRFYDECFKVFNCLNSMDLLSLEEPRYLMRMFFQHPLACLGLLKYLPQNVGDVARRYIKDPELLKFIDMECYCWSVVPADMTPMINGGMVFSDRHYGGVNYPKGGVGQIAQKLVEGLEKAGGKIHYQARVTKIIVERRRAVGVQLANGQIYRGKRIVSNATRWDTFEKLLPVEKIPINERKWQQAYQKSPSFLSLHMGVKESVLPSGTECHHIILEDWQKMAAPTGTIFVSIPTLLDPDLAPVGHHIIHAFTPHSIDDWQGLSADEYEAKKEEVAWRIIDRLEKIFPSLDAGLDYLEVGTPRTHRRFLGREDGTYGPIPRRKLPGLLKMPFNRTAIPGLYCVGDSTFPGQGLNAVAFSGFACAHRIAVDLGLRGRWGR from the coding sequence ATGCAAGATATTGACGTGATTGTGATTGGTTCTGGTATTGGCGGCTTGGTGACAGCAACCCAACTAGCAGCCAAGAAAGCCAAAGTGCTGGTACTGGAACGTTATTTAATTCCTGGTGGTAGTGCTGGCTATTTTGAACGCCAAGGCTATCGATTTGATGTTGGGGCATCAATGATTTTTGGCTTAGGACAGAAAGGCACTACTAACTTACTCACCCGCGCCCTAGAAGCTGTGAATGCCAGTCAACAAACAATTGTTGATCCAGTGCAGATTCACTATCATCTGCCTAACGGATTAGACATCAAAGTAGACCGGATTTATGATAAATTTTTGCAAAATCTTATTGCTTATTTTCGCCATGAAGAACAAGGAATTCGTCGTTTTTATGACGAATGCTTCAAAGTGTTCAATTGCCTCAACAGCATGGATTTGTTGTCGCTAGAAGAACCTCGGTATTTAATGCGGATGTTTTTCCAGCATCCTTTGGCGTGTCTGGGTTTACTCAAATATTTGCCCCAAAATGTTGGGGATGTGGCACGGCGCTACATCAAAGACCCCGAGTTATTGAAATTTATCGATATGGAGTGTTATTGCTGGTCGGTGGTTCCAGCGGACATGACACCGATGATTAATGGGGGTATGGTCTTTTCTGACAGGCATTATGGCGGTGTTAATTACCCCAAAGGCGGGGTAGGACAAATTGCCCAAAAATTGGTAGAGGGGTTAGAAAAGGCAGGAGGTAAGATTCACTACCAAGCTAGGGTAACGAAAATTATTGTGGAACGGCGACGGGCTGTGGGTGTGCAACTCGCCAATGGTCAAATATATCGAGGTAAACGGATAGTTTCTAATGCTACACGTTGGGATACCTTTGAAAAATTGCTGCCTGTAGAGAAAATACCAATTAATGAGAGGAAATGGCAACAAGCCTATCAAAAGTCACCTAGTTTTTTGAGTCTGCACATGGGGGTGAAAGAGTCAGTTTTACCTAGTGGAACAGAGTGCCATCATATAATTCTGGAAGATTGGCAGAAAATGGCAGCACCGACTGGCACAATCTTTGTTTCCATTCCCACGTTGCTTGACCCAGATTTAGCGCCTGTAGGGCATCACATCATTCATGCCTTTACACCTCACTCCATTGATGATTGGCAGGGGTTATCTGCCGATGAGTACGAAGCGAAGAAAGAAGAGGTAGCTTGGCGAATTATTGACAGACTAGAGAAGATTTTCCCCAGTTTAGATGCTGGCTTGGATTATTTGGAAGTGGGGACACCCCGCACCCATCGCCGCTTTTTAGGGCGAGAGGATGGTACTTACGGCCCAATTCCCCGGCGTAAATTGCCAGGTTTATTGAAAATGCCGTTTAATCGCACAGCTATACCCGGACTTTATTGTGTGGGAGATAGTACCTTTCCGGGGCAGGGGTTGAATGCGGTGGCATTTTCCGGCTTTGCCTGCGCCCATCGCATTGCCGTTGATTTGGGACTTCGGGGGAGGTGGGGGAGATGA
- a CDS encoding alpha/beta hydrolase: MVSRWKNLKLVASCFCAIALTQFFASKTPVRAADTVVVRVGLFAESISVADLQKAADTGKFPTALEFYTNRLSQEQRRLLVEALRTKVPVNVVLMNRLLNTQIGSTILKDISTALVRKDQAGVQALRGALVVGSTPQDGLSILSFIAAYPSKRLEINLPRAFAVAGNLNTGFWRTQQFMLAIAPQIDPYKPQISLPFDPSQPGTAQVQVLKLNFNDQKRDRQIPVDIYWSTAATAEKPVIIYTHGMGAVRTDLQYLAEHLASHGYIFVALEHPGSNSTYVNSALQGKTRLLQPQEFLDRPKDISFVLDELEKLNQTANNPLQGKLATNNVMVIGYSFGGGTALTIAGGELQIQDIKKRCQGNLTVFSAGETLQCIAQELPENSYQLRDARIKQAIAFNPTASIMFGETGLTKVQVPTLVLAGSADKTTPALSEQIIPFTKIPTSKWLVGILGGTHLSIRDSKANLDQIGQPNTPFSGGEVVGEQAADIRKFVKAITLAMAAQLTKDADQYAIFLTPDYAQLASTAAFPFRIVREIPPDVLPVMNEVTKN, from the coding sequence ATGGTCAGCAGATGGAAAAATCTCAAGCTAGTTGCAAGTTGCTTTTGTGCGATCGCTCTGACACAGTTTTTTGCCAGCAAGACTCCTGTACGCGCGGCTGATACAGTTGTGGTGCGTGTGGGTCTGTTTGCAGAATCCATTTCTGTTGCTGATTTGCAAAAGGCTGCGGACACTGGAAAATTTCCTACAGCTTTGGAGTTTTACACTAACAGATTATCTCAAGAACAACGCCGCTTACTCGTGGAAGCTTTGAGAACAAAAGTACCTGTAAATGTTGTCTTGATGAATCGGTTACTCAATACCCAAATTGGCAGTACGATTCTGAAGGACATTTCCACGGCCTTAGTCAGAAAAGATCAAGCTGGAGTACAAGCACTCAGAGGAGCATTAGTAGTAGGCTCTACACCACAGGATGGTCTTTCTATACTGAGTTTTATTGCGGCTTATCCTAGCAAACGCCTAGAAATTAATTTACCACGGGCGTTCGCGGTGGCGGGCAATTTGAACACGGGTTTTTGGCGGACTCAGCAGTTTATGCTAGCGATCGCGCCCCAAATCGACCCTTACAAACCGCAGATTTCTTTACCTTTTGACCCCTCACAACCAGGAACGGCTCAAGTACAAGTATTGAAGTTGAATTTCAATGACCAAAAGCGCGATCGCCAGATTCCTGTTGATATTTACTGGTCAACGGCTGCAACTGCTGAAAAACCTGTAATTATATATACTCATGGTATGGGGGCAGTCCGCACTGACTTGCAGTATCTAGCAGAACATCTAGCATCTCACGGGTATATATTTGTAGCTTTAGAGCATCCAGGCAGTAATTCTACGTATGTCAACTCAGCATTACAAGGTAAAACAAGGTTATTGCAGCCCCAAGAGTTTTTAGACCGCCCGAAAGATATTAGTTTTGTCTTGGATGAATTAGAAAAACTTAATCAAACAGCTAACAACCCATTGCAAGGAAAGCTTGCAACCAATAATGTGATGGTGATTGGCTATTCTTTTGGCGGTGGTACAGCCTTGACAATTGCGGGAGGCGAGTTACAAATACAAGATATCAAAAAACGCTGTCAGGGTAACTTGACTGTTTTCAGTGCTGGGGAAACTCTCCAATGTATTGCTCAAGAACTACCGGAAAATAGCTATCAATTGCGAGATGCGAGAATAAAACAGGCGATCGCTTTCAATCCGACAGCTTCTATAATGTTTGGCGAAACTGGTTTAACGAAGGTGCAAGTACCCACTTTAGTGTTGGCAGGTTCCGCAGATAAAACTACACCAGCTTTAAGTGAACAGATTATACCATTTACCAAAATACCAACGTCAAAATGGCTAGTTGGCATACTTGGGGGTACGCATTTGAGTATCAGAGACTCTAAGGCTAATTTAGATCAAATAGGACAACCCAACACACCTTTTAGTGGTGGTGAAGTTGTGGGTGAACAAGCTGCGGACATTCGCAAATTCGTAAAAGCTATCACTTTAGCAATGGCAGCACAGCTCACAAAAGATGCTGATCAATATGCTATTTTTCTGACTCCAGATTATGCTCAATTAGCTTCGACTGCTGCCTTTCCGTTTCGCATAGTTAGGGAAATTCCTCCTGATGTTTTACCAGTTATGAACGAAGTTACTAAGAACTAG
- a CDS encoding pentapeptide repeat-containing protein, with the protein MINTSTENLRYTAIQFLEQNPAKRLQILQSLGMGRYDFLTKMRLNEANITCIMRFFKNPSQLKFPNLVGADLSGLILDEVNFIRGNLSDANLEGTSLVNADLLFGNFTRVNLINADLRGATLNETIWFDALVDQCQFSVNSGLTTLQCQDLQLRGAKFNSSEVDYYNT; encoded by the coding sequence ATGATAAATACTTCTACTGAAAATCTCCGCTACACAGCTATTCAATTTTTAGAACAAAATCCCGCTAAACGTCTGCAAATTCTGCAATCATTGGGAATGGGTCGTTATGATTTTTTAACTAAAATGCGTCTTAATGAGGCAAATATAACTTGTATAATGCGGTTTTTCAAAAATCCAAGTCAGCTAAAGTTTCCGAATTTGGTCGGGGCAGATTTATCTGGTTTAATTTTAGATGAAGTAAATTTTATTAGAGGAAATTTATCTGATGCAAACCTGGAAGGAACTAGTTTAGTTAATGCAGACTTGCTATTTGGCAATTTTACAAGAGTCAATTTAATAAATGCTGATTTAAGAGGTGCAACTCTCAATGAAACTATTTGGTTCGATGCTTTAGTAGATCAATGCCAATTTAGCGTAAATTCTGGATTAACCACGCTACAGTGTCAAGACTTACAACTGCGTGGTGCTAAATTTAATTCTTCAGAAGTTGATTATTATAATACATAA
- a CDS encoding ABC transporter ATP-binding protein: MATVLKSHRLSRRRKHSAHPLQRLLEYGHQYRKQIWLAIACSILNKLFDLAPPALIGIAVDVVVKQQDSIIAQLGIRDVFGQFLIISLLTIIIWILESVFEYAYAQIWRNLAQNIQHNLRLDAYNHLQDLELAYFEERSTGGLMSILSDDINQLERFLDVGANDIIQVVTTVIIIGGAFFVLAPSVAWMAMSPMPFILWGSFAFQHLLAPRYAKVREKVGYLNARLVNNLSGITTIKSFTAENYETSRLTEDSEAYRRSNAEAIKLSAAFVPLIRMLILVGFTALLLYGGMAAVAGKMSVGTYSVLVFLIQRLLWPLTRLGDTFDQYQRAMASTNRVMDLLDTPIAIHPGNIALPVEQVRGQVEFKNVTFAYKDRFSVLKNLSLDIPAGKTIAIVGSTGSGKSTLVKLLLRLYEIKTGTITLDGIDIQDLQLRDLRRCIGLVSQDVFLFHGTVAENIAYGTFDAKDEEIIMAAKVAEAHEFIQRLPQGYETIVGERGQKLSGGQRQRIAIARAVLKNPPILILDEATSAVDNETEAAIQRSLERIIVDRTTIAIAHRLSTIRNADCIYVMEHGQLVESGTHEQLLEQNGIYASLWRVQSGLR; the protein is encoded by the coding sequence GTGGCTACAGTATTAAAATCTCATCGTTTATCAAGAAGGCGTAAACATTCGGCGCATCCCCTCCAGCGCTTGCTTGAGTATGGACATCAGTATCGTAAACAAATTTGGCTGGCGATCGCTTGCTCCATCCTAAATAAACTCTTTGATTTAGCACCACCCGCATTAATTGGCATTGCGGTGGATGTCGTGGTAAAACAGCAGGATTCTATCATTGCTCAGTTGGGTATACGCGATGTCTTTGGGCAATTTTTAATTATTTCCCTGCTTACTATCATCATTTGGATACTAGAATCGGTTTTTGAGTACGCATACGCTCAAATTTGGCGCAATTTAGCACAAAACATTCAGCACAACCTCCGTCTGGATGCATACAACCATTTGCAAGATTTGGAATTAGCTTATTTTGAAGAACGCAGCACAGGCGGGTTGATGTCCATCCTCAGCGATGATATCAACCAACTAGAGCGTTTTCTAGATGTGGGAGCCAATGACATCATCCAAGTTGTCACAACAGTAATCATTATAGGTGGTGCTTTCTTTGTTTTGGCTCCTAGTGTAGCGTGGATGGCGATGTCGCCGATGCCATTTATCCTCTGGGGTTCTTTTGCTTTTCAACATCTGTTGGCACCTCGCTACGCCAAAGTCCGGGAAAAGGTAGGATACTTGAATGCACGGCTGGTAAATAATTTGAGCGGTATTACTACTATTAAAAGTTTTACCGCAGAAAATTATGAAACTTCACGTTTAACAGAAGACAGCGAAGCTTACAGGCGAAGTAACGCTGAAGCAATTAAACTTTCTGCTGCATTCGTACCCTTAATTCGGATGCTGATTTTGGTGGGTTTTACCGCATTACTGCTTTATGGCGGCATGGCAGCGGTTGCTGGCAAAATGTCTGTAGGCACTTACAGTGTGTTGGTGTTTTTAATTCAGCGCTTACTGTGGCCTTTAACCAGATTAGGGGATACCTTTGACCAATATCAACGGGCGATGGCTTCTACTAATCGTGTCATGGATTTGTTGGATACACCGATCGCTATTCATCCAGGTAATATAGCTTTACCAGTGGAACAAGTACGCGGGCAAGTAGAATTTAAGAATGTGACTTTTGCTTATAAAGATAGATTCTCAGTGCTGAAAAATCTGTCTTTAGATATTCCCGCCGGGAAAACGATCGCAATTGTGGGTTCTACTGGTTCTGGTAAAAGTACTTTAGTCAAACTTTTGTTGCGGTTGTATGAAATCAAAACTGGCACAATCACCTTAGATGGTATTGATATACAAGATTTGCAACTGCGCGATTTACGTCGATGCATTGGTTTAGTCAGTCAAGATGTATTTTTATTTCATGGCACCGTAGCAGAAAATATTGCTTATGGCACATTTGATGCTAAAGATGAAGAAATCATCATGGCGGCGAAAGTAGCTGAAGCACATGAATTTATTCAACGCCTGCCCCAAGGTTATGAGACAATTGTCGGAGAAAGAGGACAAAAGTTATCTGGTGGACAAAGACAAAGAATTGCGATCGCGCGTGCAGTTTTGAAAAATCCACCCATACTGATTTTAGACGAAGCCACCTCAGCAGTGGATAATGAAACAGAAGCAGCCATTCAGCGATCGCTCGAACGGATTATAGTTGATAGAACAACAATCGCGATCGCGCATCGCCTTTCCACCATCCGCAATGCTGATTGCATTTATGTCATGGAACACGGACAATTAGTAGAATCAGGAACCCATGAACAATTACTAGAGCAAAATGGAATTTATGCCAGTCTCTGGCGTGTTCAAAGTGGTTTAAGATAA
- the upp gene encoding uracil phosphoribosyltransferase has protein sequence MTAQLRIYVPPHPLIKHWLAVARDAATPSVLFRSAITELGRWLTYEAARDWLPTFEATVQSPLDSCPATLINPEIPVAVVPILRAGLGLLEGAQTLLPLASIYHLGLVRNEETLEASCYLNKLPEKFDPQTRVLITDPMLATGGSIMKAMSELTQRGIDPSLTRIVCVVASPPALQKLSAAYPGLIIYSAAIDETVNSKGYIVPGLGDAGDRIFGT, from the coding sequence ATGACGGCACAACTGCGTATTTACGTTCCACCCCATCCCCTGATCAAACACTGGCTAGCAGTTGCCCGTGATGCTGCCACACCTTCAGTATTATTTCGTAGTGCCATAACTGAGTTGGGGCGATGGCTAACTTACGAGGCTGCGCGGGATTGGTTGCCGACTTTCGAGGCAACAGTCCAAAGTCCCTTGGATTCCTGTCCAGCAACTTTGATTAATCCAGAGATACCTGTGGCGGTTGTACCGATTTTGCGAGCCGGGCTAGGATTACTAGAGGGGGCGCAAACCTTGCTACCCTTGGCTTCGATTTACCATCTTGGTTTGGTGCGAAATGAAGAAACCTTGGAAGCTTCATGTTACTTAAACAAATTGCCAGAAAAATTTGACCCCCAAACACGGGTGTTAATTACCGATCCGATGTTGGCAACTGGAGGGTCAATTATGAAGGCAATGTCAGAATTGACACAGCGGGGCATTGATCCAAGTTTGACGCGAATTGTATGTGTAGTCGCGTCTCCGCCAGCATTACAAAAATTGAGTGCTGCATATCCTGGTTTAATAATTTACAGCGCTGCTATTGATGAGACAGTCAACAGCAAAGGTTATATTGTACCAGGATTGGGAGATGCAGGCGATCGCATCTTTGGGACTTAA
- a CDS encoding ATP-binding cassette domain-containing protein translates to MSIITLQSVKKDFGIKEILKDASFSLDATDKVGLIGTNGSGKSTLLKMIAGLESIDSGQILFNSGAKIIYLPQQPELDENRTVLEQIFADSGDHMTLVREYEELSDKLAHYPDDNQLMSRLSVVMQRMDVTGAWELETNAKIILTKLGISDFNAIIGTLSGGYRKRIALATALLSEPDVLLMDEPTNHLDALSVEWLQSYLNRYRGALLLITHDRYFLDQVTNRIIEIDRGDIFTYTGNYSYYLEKKALAEESAISSQRKHQGVLRRELEWLKRGPKARSTKQKARIDRIHAMRETEFKQAQGKVDISTVGRRIGKKVIELNNISKAYNGRTLINNFTYEFSPEDRIGIIGGNGTGKSTLMDIITRRVQPDSGNVEIGATIHIGYFDQHSEELLTALDENQRVIDYIKEEGEFVKIADGTKITASQMLERFLFPGNQQYAPIHKLSGGEKRRLFLLRILISAPNVLILDEPTNDLDVQTLAVLEDYLEDFSGCVIAVSHDRYFLDRTVDSIFALEEGGNLRQYPGNYSVYLDYKKAEEEQQQAANNKEKAKNTAEQKAAPPTQDAENKKRRRLSNWEKREFEQLEGKIAQLEEEKAQAEKAITNVSPGNYTQVQKLYEQVEALKQAIDVATERWLELAEMES, encoded by the coding sequence ATGAGTATTATTACACTACAGTCAGTCAAAAAAGACTTTGGTATTAAGGAAATTTTAAAAGATGCTAGCTTTAGCCTTGATGCCACTGATAAAGTTGGTTTAATTGGTACAAATGGTTCTGGTAAATCAACCTTGTTAAAAATGATTGCAGGGCTGGAATCAATTGATAGTGGGCAAATTCTCTTCAACTCTGGTGCTAAAATAATTTACTTGCCACAGCAGCCAGAATTAGACGAAAATCGCACAGTTTTAGAGCAAATTTTTGCTGACAGTGGCGACCATATGACTTTGGTTCGTGAGTATGAAGAACTGTCAGATAAACTGGCTCATTACCCAGATGATAATCAGCTGATGTCACGACTTTCTGTGGTTATGCAACGTATGGATGTAACTGGCGCTTGGGAATTGGAAACCAATGCCAAAATCATCCTTACCAAGTTAGGAATTTCTGATTTTAATGCAATTATCGGTACTTTATCAGGAGGCTATCGTAAGCGTATTGCTCTAGCAACAGCTTTGTTATCAGAACCAGATGTTTTATTAATGGATGAGCCAACAAACCATCTTGATGCTCTTTCTGTGGAATGGTTACAAAGTTATTTGAATCGCTATCGTGGCGCACTTTTACTTATAACTCACGACCGCTACTTTTTAGATCAAGTTACCAATCGCATTATTGAAATTGACCGTGGCGACATTTTTACTTACACAGGTAATTATTCATATTATCTGGAAAAGAAAGCTTTAGCAGAAGAATCTGCCATTAGCAGTCAACGCAAACATCAAGGTGTATTGCGGCGTGAATTGGAATGGTTAAAACGGGGGCCAAAAGCTAGGAGTACAAAGCAGAAAGCTAGAATTGACCGCATTCACGCCATGCGAGAAACTGAGTTTAAACAAGCTCAGGGTAAAGTTGACATCTCTACAGTTGGTCGCCGTATTGGTAAAAAAGTTATTGAACTGAATAATATTTCCAAAGCCTACAACGGACGCACCCTCATTAATAATTTTACCTACGAATTTAGCCCAGAAGACCGCATTGGCATTATTGGTGGTAACGGTACAGGCAAATCGACTTTAATGGATATCATTACCCGGCGTGTTCAACCAGATTCCGGTAATGTGGAAATTGGCGCTACCATTCACATCGGTTATTTTGACCAACATTCTGAAGAATTACTTACAGCCTTAGATGAAAATCAGCGTGTAATTGACTATATCAAAGAAGAAGGAGAATTTGTCAAAATTGCTGACGGTACTAAAATTACCGCTTCCCAAATGTTAGAGCGGTTTTTATTTCCTGGCAATCAACAATATGCACCAATTCATAAACTTTCTGGAGGGGAAAAACGACGTTTATTTTTATTGCGTATTTTGATTAGTGCGCCTAATGTTTTGATTTTAGATGAACCGACAAATGATTTAGATGTACAGACATTAGCAGTACTAGAAGATTATTTAGAAGATTTTTCTGGTTGTGTAATTGCAGTTTCCCATGACCGCTACTTTCTTGACCGGACTGTAGATTCAATTTTTGCCTTAGAAGAAGGTGGAAATTTGCGGCAATATCCAGGTAATTACTCAGTTTATCTAGACTACAAAAAAGCAGAAGAAGAACAGCAGCAAGCTGCTAATAATAAAGAGAAGGCAAAAAATACAGCAGAACAAAAAGCTGCACCTCCGACCCAAGATGCAGAAAATAAAAAGCGGCGTCGGCTATCCAATTGGGAAAAGCGGGAATTTGAGCAGTTGGAAGGTAAAATTGCCCAATTAGAAGAAGAGAAAGCACAAGCTGAAAAAGCGATAACAAATGTCTCTCCTGGAAATTATACCCAGGTGCAAAAACTCTACGAACAAGTGGAAGCACTCAAGCAAGCAATTGATGTCGCAACTGAACGCTGGTTAGAATTAGCTGAAATGGAGTCATAA